CTCTACATGTTACCGATTACTCTCTTATAAGCGGCAGGGCTCTATAATAGTTTTCGTCTTTAAACTCTGAAAATAACATTAAACTTTGTCCGTCATATTTCCCGGGATAAAATAGTACTACTGGAGCCCTATCAAATACTAAATGAAGTTTATTTAAAATCTCATGAGATCTTACAAAAGGAAAAATTTTACCGACTCCTGTAATAAATACCACTGAATTATCTGGTGTATTCTCTTCTATATAAGTATTAAAATAATTGTCATCATAATCTATTCTTAAAAGATCATTTACAGCAGAAATTAAATAATCTAAACCGTCATTTTCCTCCATTTTTATACAAGTATCAAACAATCCTTCTTCCTCTATTAAATCAATCATAATATCATAGACATCATATATTATTAATTTATATCCTTTAGGCTTTGTTTTATTTCTCTTCTCTAGAGTTTTTAAATAATCCCTAACCTTTAATTCTTTCTCTGCTGGATAATCAAAAACATAATATCCTACTTCATTGCTAATCCCTTTATTCTTTAAAAAATCTTCATCACTTATT
This is a stretch of genomic DNA from Tissierellales bacterium. It encodes these proteins:
- a CDS encoding DUF1788 domain-containing protein → MKTLDEKLGKIEEVISDEDFLKNKGISNEVGYYVFDYPAEKELKVRDYLKTLEKRNKTKPKGYKLIIYDVYDIMIDLIEEEGLFDTCIKMEENDGLDYLISAVNDLLRIDYDDNYFNTYIEENTPDNSVVFITGVGKIFPFVRSHEILNKLHLVFDRAPVVLFYPGKYDGQSLMLFSEFKDENYYRALPLIRE